One Rhea pennata isolate bPtePen1 chromosome 3, bPtePen1.pri, whole genome shotgun sequence DNA segment encodes these proteins:
- the DSTN gene encoding destrin, translating into MASGVQVADEVCRIFYDMKVRKCSTPEEIKKRKKAVIFCLSPDKKCIIVEEGKEILVGDVGVTVTDPFKHFVQMLPEKDCRYALYDASFETKESKKEELMFFLWAPEQAPLKSKMIYASSKDAIKKKFQGIKHECQANGPEDLNRACIAEKLGGSLVVAFEGSPV; encoded by the exons ATG GCATCTGGAGTACAAGTTGCTGATGAGGTATGCCGCATCTTCTATGATATGAAAGTGCGGAAATGCTCCACGCCTGAGGAAAttaagaagaggaagaaggctGTCATCTTCTGCCTCAGTCCAGACAAAAAGTGCATTATCGTGGAAGAAGGCAAAGAGATTCTAGTGGGAGATGTCGGTGTGACAGTTACCGACCCTTTCAAGCACTTTGTGCAGATGCTTCCCGAGAAGGATTGCCGTTATGCCTTGTATGATGCAAGCTTTGAGACCAAGGAATCCAAAAAAGAAGAGCTGATGTTTTTCTTATG GGCACCAGAACAGGCACCTCTCAAAAGTAAGATGATCTACGCAAGCTCCAAGGATGCAATCAAAAAGAAGTTTCAAG GCATAAAGCATGAATGCCAAGCAAATGGGCCAGAGGACCTCAACCGAGCTTGTATTGCTGAGAAGCTAGGAGGCTCCCTAGTTGTAGCTTTTGAAGGAAGTCCTGTGTAG